GAAAATGTTCACGCATTAGTATTCTTCCTAGACCATGCAACTAACGCTAATCTTGAATATGAAGAGAATGGCAAAACTTATCGCTTTATAGATGTGCCTTTAGAAAGCTGTGGACATGCATCTCCAGTGAGGGTCGTGATTCAAATGGGAGCTTCAGAAATGTTAATGATACTACTAAGATTCGGAGCTAGAATAACGTCAGATGCAGTCTCAACGAATCCAGTAGAATCTATTCTGGATAGACTTAATGAATACAATAGAAAGTATCCATACGAACTCGTATCCTGTTTGAAGTTGGCTATGAGAGCGGTACCAAGCATCAAACTATCAGTAGACAAAGATGTTTTTAAGAATATGGAGCTGCCTGAAGACTATAACTATCAGAGAAAGTTGATGCTAGAAAAGTATGGAGATATTCTAGAAGACCATTTGGTGCCAAGTTCGAGGTGTGGATTGAAACCAGTGGAGTTAAAACATTTGTCAAGATGTGCGATAAGGCATATTCTTTGGCAGAACTTTGAACTGCCATTTGGAATACAGAAATTACCAGTTCCAATGTCTTTGAAGCGATATTTAGATTTGTGTGAGGATTAattttttgtgatattaatGAAGTGTAGTTCTTGTGAATTTTTTAGTGTAATTTTGTGTAAGTTATGATAAAATGTCAAGCTTGGTCTTAATCTTCTGCACTTACTAAGAGTATTGCGTCCATCTTAGCATAgaacttttatattttggacAAACCATCTTACCCATAAGTATCCTCGCTGACGTTGATAGTGCCAGGTACTCCAGTGGTCTCGCAGCGGCTGGTCAGATTTACCGTATTCCCGAAGAGGCAGTACCGTGGCATGCGGTGACCAATTACCCCGGTGACAACCTCCCCAGTATGAATGCCGATTGTGATACcctagaaaaaatattcaatataaaatctGAAAATTCAGTAAATGCAAAACAATAAATTGCCCGACGGAAAGTTGTAAGATGACAAAAgttaaaaacatataaatgtaTAAGAAATCAATCATTTACGAGTATGTAACCAAATCTATGGTAATACTTACAACAGGGTCTCCATCAACGGTGACTGTTTGAGACAGGTCCATCATTTCCAAAGCCAGGAG
The Helicoverpa zea isolate HzStark_Cry1AcR chromosome 13, ilHelZeax1.1, whole genome shotgun sequence DNA segment above includes these coding regions:
- the LOC124635961 gene encoding uncharacterized protein LOC124635961 — its product is MDTFMDYYFEGVFSNMDRDCLNERLKRRELVEYFSTVIAGCARGQNHSDNTSCKNFVMSALRYHNNCKTSNGDVCLMGKYHNLLYVAMKLAFDWSLQDNGVVAALLDELYGCERTFERIFLGAIFGTSAPYFLAGWKSDFTDKEENVHALVFFLDHATNANLEYEENGKTYRFIDVPLESCGHASPVRVVIQMGASEMLMILLRFGARITSDAVSTNPVESILDRLNEYNRKYPYELVSCLKLAMRAVPSIKLSVDKDVFKNMELPEDYNYQRKLMLEKYGDILEDHLVPSSRCGLKPVELKHLSRCAIRHILWQNFELPFGIQKLPVPMSLKRYLDLCED